A window of Magnolia sinica isolate HGM2019 chromosome 13, MsV1, whole genome shotgun sequence genomic DNA:
ATTCTGCTTCACAATGATAGGAAGAGCCGACATCGAAGGATCAAAAAGCAACGTCGCTATGAACGCTTGGCTGCCACAAGCCAGTTATCCCTGTGGTAACTTTTCTGACACCTCTAGCTTCAAATCCCGAAGGTCTAAAGGATCGATAGGCCACGCTTTCACGGTTCGTATTCGTActggaaatcagaatcaaacgAGCTTTTACCCTTTTGTTCCACACGAGATTTCTGTTCTCGTTGAGCTCATCTTAGGACACCTGCGTTATCTTTTAACAGATGTGCCGCCCCAGCCAAACTCCCCACCTGACAATGTCTTCCGCCCGGATCGGCCGGCCGAGGCCGGCCTTGGTACTAAAAGGGGGGGCAGTGCCCCGCCTCCGACTCACGGAATAAGTAAAATAACGTTAAAAGTAGTGGTATTTCACTTGCGCCGCCGAGACGGCTCCCACTTATCCTACACCTCTCAAGTCATTTCACAAAGTCGGACTAGAGTCAAGCTCAACAGGGTCTTCTTTCCCCGCTGATTCTGCCAAGCCCGTTCCCTTGGCTGTGGTTTCGCTGGATAGTAGACAGGGACAGTGGGAATCTCGTTAATCCATTCATGCGCGTCACTAATTAGATGACGAGGCATTTGGCTACCTTAAGAGAGTCATAGTTACTCCCGCCGTTTACCCGCGCTTGGTTGAATTTCTTCACTTTGACATTCAGAGCACTGGGCAGAAATCACATTGCGTGAGCATCCGCAGGGACCATCGCAATGCTTTGTTTTAATTAAACAGTCGGATTCCCCTTGTCCGTACCAGTTCTGAGTCGACTGTTCGACGCCCGGGGAAGGCCCCCGAGGGGGCCGTTCCCAGTCCGTCCCCCGGCCGGCACGCGGCGACCCGCTCTCGCCGCGGGAGCAGCTCGAGCAGTCCGCCGACAGCCGACGGGTTCGGGACTGGGACCCCCGTGCCCAGCCCTCAGAGCCAATCCTTTTCCCGAGGTTACGGATCCATTTTGCCGACTTCCCTTGCCTACATTGTTCCATCGGCCAGAGGCTGTTCACCTTGGAGACCTGATGCGGTTATGAGTACGACCGGGCGTGGGAGGCACTCGGTCCTCCGGATTTTCAAGGGCCGCCGGGGGCGCGTCGGACACCGCGCGACGTGCGGTGCTCTTCCAGCCGCTGGACCCTACCTCCGGCTGAGCCGTTTCCAGGGTGGGCAGGCTGTTAAGCAGAAAAGATAACTCTTCCCGAGGCCCGCGCCGACGTCTCCGGACTCCCTAACGTCGCCGTCAGCCGCCACGTCCCGGTTCGGGAATTTTAACCCGATTCCCTTTCGAAGTTCGCGCGGCTCGCGCTCTCTGACGGGCTTCCCCCGTCTCTTAGGATCGACTAACCCATGTGCAAGTGCCGTTCACATGGAACCTTTCCCCTCTTCGGCCTTCAAAGTTCTCATTTGAATATTTGCTACTACCACCAAGATCCGCACCGACGGCCGCTCCGCCCCGGCTCGCGCCGGAGGTTTCGCGGCGGCCGCCGCGCCCTCCTACTCATCGGGGCACGTCCGTCGCCCCGATGGCCGGGTGTGGGTCGCGCGCTTCAGCGCCATCCATTTTCGGGGCTAGTTGATTCGGCAGGTGAGTTGTTACACACTCCTTAGCGGATTTCGACTTCCATGACCACCGTCCTGCTGTCTTAATCGACCAACACCCTTTGTGGGTTCTGGGTTAGCGCGCAGTTGGGCACCGTAACCCGGCTTCCGGTTCATCCCGCATCGCCAGTTCTGCTTACCAAAAATGGCCCACTTGGAGCTCTCGATTCCGAGGCGCGGCTCAGCGAAGCAGCCGCGCCGTCCTACCTATTTAAAGTTTGAGAATAGGTCGAGGGCGTTGCGCCCCCGATGCCTCTAATCATTGGCTTTACCCGATAGAACTCGCCCGCGGGCTCCAGCTATCCTGAGGGAAACTTCGGAGGGAACCAGCTACTAGACGGTTCGATTAGTCTTTCGCCCCTATACCCAAGTCAGACGAACGATTTGCACGTCAGTATCGCTGCGGGCCTCCACCAGAGTTTCCTCTGGCTTCGCCCCGCTCAGGCATAGTTCACCATCTTTCGGGTCCCGACAGGCATGCTCTCACTCGAACCCTTCTCAGAAGATCAAGGTCGGTCGGCGGTGCAACCCGCGGGGGGATCCCGCCAGTCAGCTTCCTTGCGCCTTGCGGGTTTGCGCACCCGTTGACTCGCACACATGTCAGACTCCTTGGTCCGTGTTTCAAGACGGGCCGAATGGGGGGCCCACGGGCCGGTGCCGGGAGCGCGCCGGTGCCGCGAGCGGCACGCCGTGCGGCGCGCGCTCCCCGCCTCGGCCGGGGCGACGGCGTCTCCGCGGGCGCAGCGCGCCCGGGCTTAAGCCGCCGCCCCAGCCCGCAACGGTCCGCGCCCCGAGCCGAGCGGCAGACCGGCTCGTCGCCGTTCCGCATCCGACCGGGGCGCGTCGCCGGCCCCCATCCGCTTCCCTCCCGACAATTTCAAGCACTCTTTGACTCTCTTTTCAAAGTCCTTTTCACCTTTCCCTCGCGGTACTTGTTCGCTATCGGTCTCTCGCCCGTATTTAGCCTTGGACGGAATTTACCGCCCGATTGGGGCTGCATTCCCAAACAACCCGACTCGCCGACAGCGCCTCGTGGTGCGGCAGGGTCCGGGCACGACGGGGCTCTCACCCTCTCCGGCGCCACCTTCCAGTGGACTTGGGCCCGGTCCGTCGCTGAGGACGCTTCTGCAGACTACAATTCGGACGGCGCGGCCGTCCGATTCTCAAGCTGGGCCGATCCCGGTTCGCTCGCCGTTACTAGGGGAATCCTCGTAAGTTTCTTCTCCTCCGCTTATTGATATGCTTAAACTCAGCGGGTGTCCCCGCCTGACCTGGGGTCGCTGCGCGAGGGCCGCGCGGGGCGGCCGGGCCGGGTGCCACTTCGCGGCGCGGGGCGACGGGCGCGGCGTCCGGGCTCCGACGAGGCAGCCGCCTCTCAAACCACCTACCGCCGCGTCCGCGCCCCGGCGGGGGAGCGAATGCTTTTCAGCCGGCCGCGCGCGCGGGGCGCACGGGCGGCCAGTCTCCGCCCCGCGGCGCCGCCGCCGGATGGGGCGAGCGCCGGGTGGGGGCAGCACGGTGCGTGACGCCCAGGCAGGCGTGCCCTCGGCCGGGTGGCCTCGGGCGCAACTTGCGTTCAAAGACTCGATGGTTCGCGGGATTCTGCAATTCACACCAAGTATCGCATTTCGCTACGTTCTTCATCGATGCGAGAGCCGAGATATCCGTTGCCGAGAGTCGTGTAGGGTTCCGAACGCGCGCCGGCATCCCCGGGGGGAGCCGCGCTCATTCCGTCTCAATTCCTTGGCGCCCATCGCGCCGGGGGCGGGTTCCGCCGCGTGGTGTCCCCCGGGAGAGCCCCGGGCCACGCGCGTCTCGTCAGGGTCACCGGTTCGCGGGTCTCGCTGCTCGACGGGCCTCGACAATGATCCTTCCGCAGGTTCACCTACGGAAACCTTGTTACGACTTCTCCTTCCTCTAAATGATAAGGTTCAGTGGACTTCTCGCGACGTCGCCGGCGGCGGACCGCCCACGTCGCCGCGATCCGAACACTTCACCGGACCATTCAATCGGTAGGAGCGACGGGCGGTGTGTACAAAGGGCAGGGACGTAGTCAACGCGAGCTGATGACTCGCGCTTACTAGGCATTCCTCGTTGAAGACCAACAATTGCAATGATCTATCCCCATCACGATGAAATTTTCGAAGATTACCCGGGCCTGTCGGCCAAGGCTATAGACTCGTTGAATACATCAGTGTAGCGCGCGTGCGGCCCAGAACATCTAAGGGCATCACAGACCTGTTATTGCCTCAAACTTCCGTGGCCTAAACGGCCATAGTCCCTCTAAGAAGCTGGCCGTGGAGGGTCACCTCCACATAGCTAGTTAGCAGGCCGAGGTCTCGTTCGTTAACGGAATTAACCAGACAAATCGCTCCACCAACTAAGAACGGCCATGCACCACCACCCATAGAATCAAGAAAGAGCTCTCAGTCTGTCAATCCTTACTATGTCTGGACCTGGTAAGTTTCCCCGTGTTGAGTCAAATTAAGCCGCAGGCTCCACGCCTGGTGGTGCCCTTCCGTCAATTCCTTTAAGTTTCAGCCTTGCGACCATACTCCCCCCGGAACCCAAAAACTTTGATTTCTCATAAGGTGCCGGCGGAGTCCTAAAAGCAACATCCGCCGATCCCTGGTCGGCATCGTTTATGGTTGAGACTAGGACGGTATCTGATCGTCTTCGAGCCCCCAACTTTCGTTCTTGATTAATGAAAACATCCTTGGCAAATGCTTTCGCAGTGGTTCGTCTTTCATAAATCCAAGAATTTCACCTCTGACTATGAAATACGAATGCCCCCGACCGTCCCTCTTAATCATTACTCCGATCCCGAAGGCCAACAGAATAGGACCGAAATCCTGTGATGTTATCCCATGCTAATGTATCCAGAGCTTGGGCTTGCTTTGAGCACTCTAATTTCTTCAAAGTAACAGCGCCGGTGGCACGACCCGGCCAGTTAAGGCCAGGAGCGCATCGCCGGCAGAAGGGACGAGACGGCCGGTGCACACCCAGAGGCGGACCGGTCGGCCCATCCCAAAGTTCAACTACGAGCTTTTTAACTGCAACAACTTAAATATACGCTATTGGAGCTGGAATTACCGCGGCTGCTGGCACCAGACTTGCCCTCCAATGGATCCTCGTTAAGGGATTTAGATTGTACTCATTCCAATTACCAGACTCGAAGAGCCCGGTATTGTTATTTATTGTCACTACCTCCCCGTGTCAGGATTGGGTAATTTGCGCGCCTGCTGCCTTCCTTGGATGTGGTAGCCGTTTCTCAGGCTCCCTCTCCGGAATCGAACCCTAATTCTCCGTCACCCGTCACCACCATAGTAGGCCACTATCCTACCATCGAAAGTTGATAGGGCAGAAATTTGAATGATGCGTCGCCGGCACGAGGGCCGTGCGATCCGTCAAGTTATCATGAATCATCAGAGCGACGGGCAGAGCCCGCGTCGACCTTTTATCTAATAAATGCATCCCTTCCAGAAGTCGGGGTTTGTTGCACGTATTAGCTCTAGAATTACTACGGTTATCCGAGTAGCAGTTACCATCAAACAAACTATAACTGATTTAATGAGCCATTCGCAGTTTCACAGTCTGAATTAGTTCATACTTACACATGCATGGCTTAATCTTTGAGACAAGCATATGACTACTGGCAGGATCAACCAGGTAGCAGCCCTCCGCGACGCCCGCGCCGCCGCCGTCCCGACTCGAGGCCGGGCAGCGGAGCGGGCCGTCCTTCGCTGGGAGCGACGGAAGGAAGAGTCGGGGTTTCAGAGCGCCCGGCCGACAGCATCCTCCGCATCCGAAAGCACGCGCGGGCGCTGCGAGCCAGGGCCGCCGTCGATCGACGGAGCCGTGGACGCGCGGCCACCGCTTCGAGGCCCGCCTCACGGCGCCCCGCGACGGCGGGAGCGAGAGGCGGGAGAAGCACTTGCCGATGGGTTCCCTCGAACTGGGTAACGGCGCACGGGCAACCGAGTGGGCGCCGAGGCGCGCGCGAGCGACGCCGTCGGGCCAAGAGTGGAACGGGGCATGCTCGGGTGGTTGGCTGCAGAGAATAGCAGGGAGCCCACCGAGGCATGCTCAACGAGCACCGCTCACATGCCGTCACAATCATGCCCCGCGCTGCGCTCGAGCCCCGACCGTTGCTCATCGCCTCCGAGACGGAGTGTTTCGCAACCGGCCACGATCTCTTCGCACAGCACCGGGCAAGCTCGCTCGGCACGAATAATAACTTAGGCAGCACCATCGGGCGAGGCCGCAGCCAGCGCCGCTCTCGAAAGCATTCAACGTGGGACAAAGGCGCGTCCCCGAGCACCACTCATGCACCGTCACAATCATGCCCAGCATCGCGCTCCGGCCCAAACCGATGCGCGCCATCCCGAGCGGAACAAACGCACAAGGCCATGGTCCCAGAACGCGACGCCGAACAGGCTCGCTAGGCACGAAAAGGGAGGCAACAAAGTCTCGCCGAAGCGAAGGCCACACAGTGGCACTGGAGGGGCAAAAATTGGCGCACGCGGCCACACGATGCAACAAGAGGCTACACGAAGCTTCACGAGGCAAACGATGCAACTCGGGGCCACAGGCGTGGCCATGCGTGGCCACACAGGGCAACTCGAGGCAACTCGGTGCTACTCGGGGCCACACGCGTGGCCACAAAGGGCACACGAGGCAACACGGGGCAACTCGGGCCAACTTGGCGCTACTCGGGGCCACTCGTGTGGCCATGCATAGCCCACACGATGCCACCGATGCCATGCGTGGCCACAAAGGGCACACGAGCCAACTCAGTGCAACTCGGGGTAACTCGgggccatgtgtggcccacacaatgCCAAACGATGCCATGCGATGCCACACGGGGCAACTCGGTGCCACACGCATGGTCGTGCGTGGCCCACACGATGCCACACAGggcaactcggtccaactcggtGCCACACGATGCCACACGGggcaactcggtccaactcggggcaactcggtccaactcggtCCCACACGCGTGGCCCACACGATGCCACACGATGCCACACGGggcaactcggtccaactcggggcaactcggtccaactcggtccaactcggtCCCACACGCGTGGCCCACACGATGCCACACGATGTGCGGCCATGTGTGGCTCATCCGTGCACGCGAGCAGGCGGGACGTGGCGGAGGCGTGGCAGCAGCGTGGCAGCGGCGTGGCAGCGGCCTAGCGACTACCCTCTCCCTAAGGTAGTTGAGGCTGAAAACCCCAGTCAGCGGTAAGGAGCGCCCAAAGTGTCTCTGCAGGTATATATTGTGGTCCTCGGCCCGTACGCGGCCCGTACGCGGGCGCAGCAGCAGCACAGCAGCACGCTGGCACGCCCAGAGCAGCACGGCGGCAGCACGGCAGCACGCTGGCACGCCCAGGGCAGCACGGTAGCACGCTGGCACGCCCAGGGCAGCACGGCAGCAGCACGGTAGCACGCTGGCACGCCCAGGGCAGCACGGTAGCACGCTGGCACGCCCAGGGCAGCACGGTAGCACGCTGGCACGCCCAGGGCAGCACGGTAGCACGCTGGCACGCCCAGGGCAGCACGGCAGCAGCACGGTAGCACGCTGGCACGCCCAGGGCAGCACGGTAGCACGCTGGCACGCCCAGGGCAGCACGGTAGCACGCTGGCACGCCCAGGGCAGCACGGCAGCAGCACGGTAGCACGCTGGCACGCCCAGGGCAGCACGGTAGCACGCTGGCACGCCCAGGGCAGCACGGCAGCAGCACGCTAGCACGCTGGCACGCCCAGGGCAGCACGGTAGCACGCTGGCACGCCCAGGGCAGCACGGTAGCACGCTGGCACGCCCAGGGCAGCACGGCAGCAGCACGCTAGCACGCTGGCACGCCCAGGGCAGCACGGTAGCACGCTGGCACGCCCAGGGCAGCACGGTAGCACGCTGGCACGCCCAGGGCAGCACGGTAGCACGCTGGCACGCCCAGGGCAGCACGGTAGCACGCTGGCACGCCCAGGGCAGCACGGCAGCACGCTGGAGCGCCCAGGGCAGCACGGTAGCACGCTGGCACGCCCAGAGCAGCACGGTAGCACGCTGGCACGCCCAGAGCAGCACGGCAACATGCTGGCATGCCCAGGGCAGCACGGCAGCACGCTGGAGCGCCCAGGGCAGCACGGCAGCAGCACAGCAGCACGCTGGCACGCCCAGAGCAGCACGGCAGCACGCTGGCATGCCCAAGGCAGCACGGAAGCACGCAGGCACGCCCAGAGCAGCACGGCAGCACGCTGGCATGCCCAGGGCAGCACGGTAGCACGCTGGAGCACCCAGGGCAGCACGGCAGCAGCACGCTGGCACGCCACGGCGGGCAAGGCATCATCGAGGCAAATTAGACGGTGGACAGGTACGCCGCGCTAACTGGGCAGGGCAACGTCGGGGCGACTT
This region includes:
- the LOC131224283 gene encoding uncharacterized protein LOC131224283, translated to MPACCRAALGVPACYRAALGVPACYRAALGAPACCRAALGVPACYRAALGVPACYRAALGVPACYRAALGVPACYRAALGRASVLLPCCPGRASVLPCCPGRASVLPCCCRAALGVPACYRAALGVPACYRAALGVPACYRAAAVLPWACQRATVLPWACQRATVLPWACQRATVLPWACQRATVLLPCCPGRASVLPCCPGRASVLPCCRRAALGVPACCCAAAAPAYGPRTGRGPQYIPAETLWALLTADWGFQPQLP